A genomic stretch from Solanum stenotomum isolate F172 chromosome 8, ASM1918654v1, whole genome shotgun sequence includes:
- the LOC125874507 gene encoding cytochrome b561, DM13 and DOMON domain-containing protein At5g54830, whose translation MGVFKLCRLLLLVIIGSFSHLIRFSVSDPGSDCPQTRSASLVNFTYQFSMAQHQLRGVLNVIDDCSFKVSQFDMLEGSDVRWWGAVGDHLENLTKGFVVSEQKLNKTYKSDGFVVKLMNNVTWDDINVLAVWDLPMASDFGHVVLRNLTNGTEFLAPLPSLVNGTVIKGNGMPTMFNNCKVLADNYRVRWSLNEEHDVIEIGLEAAIGFLSYMAFGWANPNASSSFMMGGDVTVTGFKEDLSPFADDYFITKYSECMISKDGRVEGVCPDTIYEGSDPVGLVNNTRLVYGQRKDGVSFIRFRKPLKSMDTKYDLQLNQNATMRVIWALGLIKPPDSLRPFYLPQNHGGSYGHLTLNVSEHIDDCLGPLDAEDKQDQDLVIADKKGPLVVSTGPAVFYPNPPNPSKVLYINKKEAPLLRVERGVQVKFSIQAGHDVAFYITSDPLGGNATLRNMSETIYFGGPEAQGVQATPTELVWAPDRNTPDLVYYQSLYAQKMGWKVQVVDAGLPDMYNSSVVLDDQQVTFFWTLAENSISIAARGEKKSGYLAIGFGRGMVNSYAYVGWVDDTGNGKVSTYWIDGRDASNIHPTNENLTHARCKSENGIITMEFTRPLRPSCDLDDKPECNNIVDPTTPLKVIWAMGAQWSDDHLSVRNMHSVTSSRPIRVLLMRGSAEAEEDLRPVLAVHGFMMFLAWGILLPGGILAARYLKHIKGDGWFQIHVYLQYSGLSIVFLGFLFAVAELRGLSFSSLHVKFGMLAIVLAIAQPINAYLRPKKPGAAEEVSSKRFVWEYIHVIVGRGAIVVGIAALITGMKHLGERYGDEDVHRLMWALILWILVGVLTVIYLEYRERKKRRDRISGRSNWVLGSGEEEDTDLLSPSQAMAEKDSGSSDCMEVQLEPMGR comes from the coding sequence ATGGGGGTGTTTAAACTATGCCGTCTATTACTACTTGTTATAATCGGAAGTTTTTCTCATTTGATTCGATTTTCTGTTTCTGATCCGGGTTCGGATTGTCCTCAAACCCGGAGTGCATCTCTTGTGAACTTCACATACCAATTTTCCATGGCACAGCATCAATTACGAGGTGTGCTTAATGTAATCGATGATTGTTCGTTTAAGGTTAGTCAATTTGATATGCTGGAAGGGTCTGATGTGCGTTGGTGGGGTGCGGTTGGGGACCATTTGGAAAACCTCACAAAGGGTTTTGTAGTTTCCGAGCAGAAGCTGAATAAAACTTATAAAAGTGATGGATTTGTTGTGAAATTGATGAACAATGTGACGTGGGATGATATAAATGTTTTAGCTGTTTGGGATCTTCCCATGGCTTCGGATTTTGGGCACGTTGTTTTGAGGAATTTGACGAATGGGACTGAGTTTTTAGCCCCTCTGCCTAGTTTGGTTAATGGGACTGTAATTAAGGGAAATGGGATGCCTACAATGTTCAATAATTGTAAGGTATTAGCAGATAATTATAGGGTTAGGTGGAGTTTGAATGAGGAACACGATGTGATTGAGATTGGATTAGAGGCGGCTATAGGTTTTTTGAGTTACATGGCATTTGGATGGGCGAATCCGAATGCTTCGAGTAGTTTTATGATGGGTGGTGATGTTACCGTCACGGGGTTTAAGGAAGATTTATCTCCATTTGCTGATGATTATTTCATTACCAAGTATAGTgagtgtatgattagcaaggatGGGAGAGTTGAGGGTGTTTGTCCTGATACTATATATGAAGGATCTGATCCGGTTGGATTAGTGAATAATACGAGGTTGGTTTATGGGCAAAGGAAGGATGGTGTGTCCTTTATTAGGTTTAGGAAGCCATTGAAGTCCATGGATACAAAGTATGATTTGCAATTGAATCAAAATGCTACAATGAGAGTGATATGGGCTTTAGGTTTGATAAAACCTCCAGATAGTCTCCGACCTTTTTATCTTCCACAAAATCATGGTGGTAGTTATGGGCACTTGACACTGAATGTCTCGGAACATATTGATGATTGCTTGGGGCCGCTGGATGCAGAAGATAAACAAGATCAAGACCTTGTCATTGCAGATAAAAAAGGACCTCTTGTTGTTTCAACAGGTCCAGCTGTGTTTTACCCAAATCCTCCAAACCCTTCAAAAGTTCTTTACATCAACAAGAAAGAGGCACCCCTTCTCAGGGTAGAGAGGGGTGTTCAAGTAAAGTTTTCAATTCAGGCGGGGCATGATGTTGCCTTCTATATAACCTCAGATCCACTTGGTGGAAATGCTACATTGAGGAATATGTCAGAGACTATCTACTTTGGGGGCCCTGAAGCACAAGGAGTTCAAGCCACTCCCACAGAATTAGTTTGGGCTCCTGATCGTAACACGCCAGATTTAGTTTACTATCAGTCTCTATATGCTCAGAAAATGGGGTGGAAAGTTCAAGTGGTTGATGCAGGCTTACCTGATATGTATAACAGCAGCGTAGTTCTGGATGATCAGCAGGTTACTTTCTTTTGGACGTTGGCTGAAAATTCAATCTCCATTGCAGCTCGAGGGGAGAAAAAGAGTGGTTATTTGGCAATTGGTTTTGGTCGTGGTATGGTGAATAGTTATGCATACGTGGGCTGGGTTGATGACACTGGTAATGGGAAAGTAAGCACATACTGGATTGATGGAAGAGATGCTTCCAATATTCACCCAACTAATGAGAATCTGACACACGCAAGATGCAAGTCAGAGAATGGTATTATTACTATGGAATTCACCCGTCCACTACGTCCCTCTTGCGATCTGGATGATAAGCCGGAGTGTAATAATATTGTTGATCCTACGACACCACTCAAAGTCATCTGGGCCATGGGTGCTCAATGGTCAGATGACCATCTGAGTGTGAGAAATATGCACTCCGTCACAAGCAGCAGGCCTATCAGAGTGCTGCTCATGCGTGGTTCAGCAGAGGCAGAGGAGGATTTACGGCCAGTGTTAGCTGTACATGGGTTTATGATGTTTCTGGCTTGGGGAATATTGCTGCCAGGTGGTATTTTAGCTGCTAGATATTTGAAACATATCAAGGGAGATGGGTGGTTTCAGATTCATGTTTATCTACAGTATTCTGGATTATCGATTGTCTTCCTTGGCTTTCTCTTTGCTGTAGCCGAACTTCGCGGTTTGAGTTTCAGCTCCCTTCATGTTAAGTTTGGAATGCTGGCCATAGTTCTTGCTATTGCACAACCTATCAATGCATACCTACGACCTAAGAAACCTGGAGCAGCGGAGGAGGTTTCTTCAAAACGGTTTGTTTGGGAGTATATCCATGTCATTGTGGGCAGGGGTGCCATTGTTGTTGGGATTGCAGCTCTTATAACTGGAATGAAGCATTTAGGAGAGAGGTATGGTGACGAAGATGTTCATAGGCTGATGTGGGCTTTAATTCTGTGGATTCTTGTTGGCGTTTTGACAGTGATATATCTGGAGTATCGTGAGAGGAAGAAAAGGCGAGATAGAATATCCGGCAGAAGCAATTGGGTTCTGGGTAGTGGTGAGGAGGAGGACACTGACCTCCTTAGTCCAAGCCAGGCAATGGCAGAGAAAGACTCAGGTTCGTCTGACTGCATGGAAGTTCAGCTAGAACCAATGGGCAGATAA